The following coding sequences are from one Dermacentor andersoni chromosome 5, qqDerAnde1_hic_scaffold, whole genome shotgun sequence window:
- the LOC126531515 gene encoding uncharacterized protein, giving the protein MATKRKDPCDNFDVAFMPLAKKCAGEDEAAPDCRNSSSDASVDPPDFERPTLGQLMYYDRPCSARRSGQRCWLSVEMCLWNRVLHDLGFELLEHKPGKVILQSMPYAEAYNKHSTVCFVQSSCLLTRLLERHCCIDELKLFSRKLPSNADYTDNPNKKSYPVRLAAALRDGPIRNIRRLKLVLSNTPAENPDEVPKRHVYVFEGLNAVAGLEELVIDCPEINFKFSSELEALLRRNAGTLKRVKIVQATLPRNVYHALQYLVNCESLTFNPPLNIDRRLPTTDPVAQLLWKTNTLKKLSVRSIIDRAQLTPLAEAINTCTSLTELTVQFANTSCSMGALFSALGSNTTLKKLHVKEGVVTQRNEQALALALQYNTCLRTLEFEDCVFLESTTNWAGALMINTTLEELHMTLKLRVALVRQLCEALAVNKTLKRLTIASFDACMQVRVSLAECLAANSCYGRVQLPWSEPDIPGLTAVVVCPELCPEVVILPTISHISETSLMPLLQAIGVSERIHTFKICLGDAANAKGAAVCEMLKTTDYITAVEIGMGHDEGGQFHDLMHALAANRSITVATISVHAINRLETAEDLSYLLSHNTTLNGLALYSDSSFSAEFVRELSKGMWRNNHIVEFVIAPKLQCTDNESFILFETVRKNKSVLNRAVDFIFQHRTDRLCAEGFELFARSACQFAYIARVSGKTEAEVAAAVVSATNILKDYYLVITGVVQNSVRCHPANSTQIDALNSDCWRAIADYLSVYDVLCPIS; this is encoded by the exons ATGGCAACTAAGAGGAAGGATCCCTGCGACAATTTCGATGTCGCATTTATGCCGTTGGCTAAAAAATGTGCCGGCGAAGATGAAGCAGCGCCCGACTGTCGTAACAGCTCAAGTGATGCTAGTGTGGATCCGCCAGATTTCGAGAGACCCACTCTAGGGCAGCTAATGTATTACGATCGTCCTTGCTCTGCGAGAAGATCTGGACAAAGATGCTGGCTGAGCGTCGAAATGTGTCTATGGAACAGAGTACTGCACGACCTTGGTTTCGAACTTCTCGAGCACAAACCTGGCAAGGTTATTTTGCAGTCAATGCCCTACGCTGAGGCTTACAACAAACATTCCACTGTTTGTTTCGTCCAGTCTTCGTGCCTACTTACGCGGCTTCTTGAGCGCCACTGTTGCATTGACGAGCTTAAGCTGTTCTCTCGGAAGCTTCCCAGCAACGCCGACTACACTGACAATCCAAACAAAAAGTCCTACCCCGTTCGCTTGGCTGCCGCGTTGCGAGACGGCCCCATCCGCAACATTCGCAGGCTTAAGCTTGTGCTCTCCAATACCCCCGCAGAGAATCCCGACGAAGTGCCCAAGCGCCACGTATACGTATTCGAGGGCCTCAATGCTGTCGCCGGTCTGGAAGAGCTCGTGATCGATTGTCCTGAAATCAACTTCAAATTTTCATCAGAACTGGAAGCGCTGCTACGACGCAATGCCGGCACCCTCAAAAGAGTCAAGATCGTCCAAGCGACTCTACCAAGGAATGTGTACCATGCGTTACAATACCTCGTCAACTGTGAGTCGCTGACGTTTAACCCACCTTTAAATATTGACAGACGCCTCCCGACCACCGACCCCGTGGCACAACTTCTGTGGAAGACGAACACCCTGAAGAAACTCAGTGTTCGTTCTATCATAGATCGCGCTCAGCTTACCCCACTGGCGGAAGCCATCAACACCTGCACTTCTTTGACAGAGCTGACCGTGCAGTTCGCAAATACGAGCTGCTCAATGGGCGCTTTATTTTCTGCGCTTGGAAGCAACACTACCTTGAAGAAACTGCATGTTAAAGAAGGTGTTGTTACTCAAAGAAACGAACAAGCTCTGGCATTGGCACTGCAATACAACACCTGCCTTCGTACCTTGGAATTTGAGGATTGTGTGTTTCTTGAAAGCACCACAAACTGGGCAGGAGCATTGATGATAAACACCACGTTGGAAGAGCTTCATATGACTCTCAAGCTACGTGTGGCACTAGTACGACAACTCTGCGAGGCACTGGCTGTAAACAAGACTCTAAAAAGGCTGACTATTGCTAGCTTCGATGCTTGCATGCAAGTGAG GGTATCCTTGGCGGAGTGCTTGGCTGCGAACAGCTGCTATGGCCGTGTGCAACTACCCTGGAGCGAGCCTGATATCCCGGGTTTGACAGCTGTTGTGGTGTGCCCTGAATTGTGCCCCGAAGTAGTGATCTTGCCAACAATTTCACACATATCGGAGACAAGTCTGATGCCCCTCCTTCAAGCTATTGGTGTAAGCGAGCGCATTCACACCTTTAAGATATGCCTTGGAGATGCCGCCAATGCTAAGGGTGCAGCTGTCTGTGAAATGCTGAAGACTACAGATTACATCACAGCAGTGGAGATAGGAATGGGGCATGATGAGGGGGGCCAATTCCATGACCTAATGCATGCCCTGGCGGCAAACAGAAGCATAACTGTGGCGACAATCTCTGTTCATGCCATCAACAGGCTCGAAACCGCTGAAGATCTCTCGTACTTACTGTCGCACAACACGACACTAAATGGACTTGCCTTGTACTCAGACTCTAGTTTCAGTGCTGAATTTGTGAGGGAGCTTTCAAAAGGAATGTGGAGGAACAATCACATTGTAGAGTTCGTAATAGCCCCCAAGTTGCAGTGCACTGATAATGAGAGCTTTATCTTATTTGAGACAGTACGAAAGAACAAGAGTGTTCTGAACCGTGCAGTTGATTTTATTTTTCAGCACAGGACAGACCGACTATGTGCAGAAGGGTTTGAGTTGTTTGCTAGAAGTGCCTGTCAGTTTGCTTACATAGCAAGAGTCAGTGGGAAAACGGAAGCTGAGGTAGCTGCGGCTGTAGTCTCAGCTACAAACATTTTGAAGGACTACTATTTAGTTATCACAGGAGTTGTCCAGAACTCCGTTAGATGCCATCCTGCAAACAGCACACAGATAGATGCTCTGAACAGTGACTGCTGGCGTGCAATTGCAGACTACCTTAGTGTTTACGACGTGCTCTGCCCCATATCTTGA